One window from the genome of Lentibacillus daqui encodes:
- a CDS encoding N-acetylglucosaminidase translates to MEFCPSLSAYTKAWGGSKDLVYEDMSSYKHQKFHVNLTEKVGNNTWYRGNFNGKTIWLHESYLTTKEESNTSKLGHIRSEKVNIYKTISDTSTKFAAGEEYTNQVYYIKRQAKIGEQTFYLISLTPSREDGVIGWVQADDLSLHDHVGVDKKKKTLYFTGKGSAYTKAWGGSKDLVYKDMSSYESQAFHVNLTEKVGNNTWYRGKFNGKTIWLHESYLTMKDTNRISKLGHLHGNANIYKSLGDRSSLLNTSNYTNAVYYIKQQAKVNDQTYYLISKQPSVINGTVGWVNASDMSTHDHVGVDKKSKILKVVGTGSAYSKAWGGSKDLVYSDVSKFKGQEIKVNLTEKVGNNIWYRGTLNGKTVWFHESYLKKTKEVITDYTTYNLSLDKMLDLQMKVNPQTDKQYKLWIREDAFGSISNGKGTVKGENWNLRRGPGTNYLSGGRVGNGTKLPIKGSQKVSGYTWYHIGYTTGWVTADPTDVRYYLDYRNFTDSLKDKLQFLKLSESSDASVSEINEKILKGNGILEGKAQSFTEGSQKYNINEIYLISHALLETGNGTSELANGVKYKGKKVYNMYGVGANDGCAVECGAKYAYDAGWFTPEDAITGGAAFVSENYVQAGQDTLYKMRWNPLAAANTGTATHQYATDIGWAYKQTSRMYDLYNLLDGYKMILDIPRYQ, encoded by the coding sequence CTGGAGTTTTGTCCCAGCCTCAGTGCCTATACAAAAGCATGGGGTGGCTCGAAAGATTTGGTATATGAAGATATGTCATCTTATAAACATCAAAAATTCCATGTCAATTTAACCGAAAAGGTAGGCAACAACACATGGTATCGTGGTAATTTTAACGGAAAGACAATTTGGTTACATGAAAGCTATTTAACGACAAAAGAAGAAAGTAACACCAGTAAGCTAGGTCATATTCGCAGTGAAAAGGTAAACATTTATAAAACCATTAGCGACACTTCAACCAAGTTTGCAGCAGGAGAAGAATATACGAATCAAGTGTATTATATAAAAAGACAAGCCAAGATCGGTGAACAAACGTTTTATCTTATCAGTCTGACACCAAGCCGTGAAGATGGAGTAATTGGCTGGGTACAAGCAGACGATTTATCATTGCATGACCATGTAGGTGTAGATAAGAAAAAGAAAACCTTATACTTCACTGGAAAAGGTAGTGCCTATACGAAAGCATGGGGTGGCTCGAAAGATCTGGTATATAAGGATATGTCATCGTATGAATCTCAGGCCTTTCATGTCAATTTGACCGAAAAAGTCGGTAACAATACATGGTATCGTGGTAAATTTAATGGAAAAACAATCTGGTTACATGAAAGCTACCTAACGATGAAGGATACAAATAGAATAAGTAAATTAGGTCATTTGCATGGTAATGCGAATATTTATAAAAGCCTTGGTGATAGATCATCGCTTCTAAATACGAGTAATTATACAAATGCAGTGTACTATATTAAACAGCAGGCTAAAGTAAATGACCAAACTTATTATCTGATTAGCAAACAACCAAGTGTGATAAATGGGACAGTCGGCTGGGTAAATGCATCAGATATGTCAACACATGACCATGTTGGAGTAGATAAAAAAAGTAAGATATTAAAGGTAGTCGGGACTGGTAGTGCATACAGTAAGGCGTGGGGTGGATCAAAGGATCTAGTCTATTCCGATGTTTCAAAATTTAAAGGCCAAGAAATTAAAGTTAACCTAACTGAAAAAGTGGGGAATAACATATGGTATCGTGGAACCTTGAATGGAAAAACGGTATGGTTTCATGAGTCATATCTAAAAAAGACAAAAGAAGTAATTACTGATTACACAACTTACAATTTATCACTCGATAAAATGCTAGATTTACAAATGAAAGTTAACCCACAAACGGATAAACAATATAAGCTTTGGATTCGTGAAGATGCTTTCGGAAGTATTAGTAATGGTAAAGGTACGGTTAAAGGTGAAAATTGGAACTTGAGAAGAGGCCCTGGAACCAATTATCTATCAGGCGGGAGAGTAGGTAATGGAACAAAACTTCCTATAAAAGGTAGTCAGAAGGTTTCTGGGTATACTTGGTATCATATAGGATATACAACGGGATGGGTAACCGCCGACCCCACAGATGTAAGATACTATTTAGATTATAGAAACTTCACGGATAGTTTAAAAGACAAGTTGCAATTTCTTAAGCTATCAGAAAGTTCCGACGCTAGTGTAAGTGAGATAAATGAAAAGATCCTTAAGGGTAACGGTATTTTGGAAGGAAAAGCACAATCATTTACTGAGGGTAGTCAAAAATATAATATCAATGAAATATATCTAATTTCCCATGCATTATTGGAGACTGGAAATGGCACGTCTGAATTAGCTAATGGCGTTAAATATAAAGGGAAAAAGGTTTATAATATGTATGGCGTTGGTGCCAATGATGGATGCGCAGTTGAATGCGGTGCAAAATACGCTTATGATGCTGGGTGGTTTACTCCAGAAGATGCAATTACTGGTGGAGCAGCATTTGTCAGTGAGAATTATGTCCAAGCGGGGCAAGATACATTGTATAAAATGCGCTGGAATCCATTGGCAGCCGCAAACACTGGTACAGCTACCCACCAATATGCAACAGATATAGGTTGGGCATATAAACAAACATCAAGAATGTATGATTTATATAATCTGCTAGATGGTTATAAAATGATTCTGGATATACCTAGGTATCAGTAA
- a CDS encoding IS1182 family transposase → MFKHYTMNQVVLPLDLEIKLKENDIAFAINDLVESIPEEVFDDLIRQTGRPAYHPRMMLKIILCGYTQSVFSGRKIEALLQDSIRMMWLAQGHEPSYRTINRFRSHPLIENILRECFVQFRNQLVEKELIEEEAIFIDGTKIEANANKFTFVWRKSVEKYSDKLIEKSNQLYDELLEKEIIPAIERETEEKLSVKEMEEVVEKLDEKVEEYDKKIEACEVGSERKKIRSERKFPKQARKQFNDFITRKQKYQNDMEKFGDRNSYSKTDPDATFMRMKDDYMKNGQLKAGYNVQIATEGQYALAYDVFPNPTDTRTLIPFLDSIEENFFELPEHIVADAGYGSEQNYEDIIENRNRTPLITYNQYRKEKKKKHKNNAFHVDNWDYNEDEDTFLCPNGRKIRFSHHSKRTDRYGFTREFKVYECEDCSGCPLRDLCTKAKEGNNRKVYMNEKWESQKEYVRAKLSDEKTGEIYGKRKIDVEPAFGFLKANLGFTRFSVRGKQKVKNELAFALMAVNLRKYTATNSKLVPEDRNNSTKKVPSKLLICLEPFYLLFLASYVPASFPFLSTPTWSCIDRSLAFTQPTTPSLLLGFLLIR, encoded by the coding sequence ATGTTTAAACATTATACCATGAATCAGGTAGTTTTGCCGCTAGATTTAGAAATTAAATTGAAAGAGAATGATATTGCTTTTGCGATCAATGATCTTGTCGAGAGTATTCCCGAAGAGGTTTTCGATGACTTAATACGACAAACCGGCCGTCCTGCGTACCATCCTCGCATGATGTTGAAAATCATTTTGTGTGGGTATACGCAATCCGTGTTTTCTGGTCGTAAAATAGAAGCTTTATTACAGGATAGTATCCGCATGATGTGGTTGGCTCAAGGACACGAACCCAGCTATCGCACCATCAATCGTTTCCGTTCTCATCCACTCATCGAAAACATACTACGTGAATGCTTTGTCCAGTTCCGGAATCAGCTTGTGGAAAAGGAATTGATTGAAGAGGAAGCCATTTTTATTGATGGTACAAAAATTGAAGCGAACGCCAATAAGTTCACCTTTGTGTGGCGGAAATCCGTTGAAAAATATAGTGATAAGCTAATCGAAAAGTCCAATCAACTGTATGATGAGCTGTTGGAGAAGGAGATCATCCCGGCAATAGAGCGAGAAACAGAAGAGAAACTTTCCGTTAAAGAAATGGAAGAAGTAGTCGAAAAGTTAGATGAAAAGGTTGAGGAATACGATAAAAAAATCGAAGCTTGTGAAGTTGGTAGCGAACGAAAGAAAATCCGTTCCGAACGTAAATTTCCAAAACAAGCTCGCAAGCAGTTTAACGATTTCATCACTCGTAAGCAAAAGTATCAAAACGATATGGAGAAATTCGGGGACCGTAACAGTTATTCAAAGACAGATCCGGATGCGACGTTTATGCGCATGAAGGACGACTACATGAAGAACGGTCAATTGAAAGCTGGTTACAATGTCCAGATTGCAACGGAAGGTCAATACGCGCTCGCTTACGATGTTTTCCCAAACCCGACGGATACACGCACTTTAATTCCTTTTCTCGACTCGATTGAAGAAAACTTTTTCGAACTGCCGGAACACATTGTCGCGGATGCCGGATATGGCAGTGAACAGAATTATGAAGATATCATCGAGAATCGAAATCGAACGCCACTTATTACATACAATCAATATCGAAAGGAGAAGAAAAAGAAGCATAAGAACAACGCTTTTCATGTAGATAATTGGGATTATAATGAGGACGAAGATACTTTTCTGTGCCCAAATGGACGGAAAATACGGTTTAGTCATCATTCCAAACGAACAGACAGGTACGGATTCACCCGTGAATTTAAAGTGTACGAATGTGAGGACTGTTCGGGCTGTCCACTCCGCGATTTATGTACGAAAGCAAAAGAAGGAAACAACCGAAAAGTCTACATGAATGAAAAGTGGGAATCCCAAAAAGAATATGTACGTGCGAAGCTTTCAGACGAGAAAACTGGTGAAATTTACGGAAAACGTAAAATTGACGTAGAACCAGCGTTCGGTTTCTTGAAGGCTAATTTGGGTTTCACTCGTTTTTCTGTCAGAGGAAAACAGAAAGTGAAAAATGAATTAGCCTTCGCATTGATGGCGGTGAACTTGAGAAAGTACACCGCCACGAACAGTAAATTAGTACCGGAAGATAGAAACAACTCCACAAAAAAGGTTCCAAGCAAACTTTTGATTTGCTTGGAACCTTTTTATTTACTATTTTTGGCTAGTTATGTCCCAGCCTCTTTTCCTTTTTTATCTACACCTACATGGTCGTGTATTGATAGATCACTAGCTTTCACCCAACCGACAACACCCTCTTTACTGCTTGGTTTCTTACTTATCAGATAA
- a CDS encoding peptidoglycan recognition protein family protein, with amino-acid sequence MKKLAIVVSLFLVLTSSFPYPIIAKENLEDQHSREGDINKWKNDNDAVHNELDSVDVEAEEDENKDNDSNREKASQEENDKDKKVEMNERVTKNNKSSEKKEEATKNKGDTHDPAENNVNKQETKEKDSADNSENGYNELGIKVGTEVYGEDISELSEEELQYVPKDWRDGKFESEHPEEQTSNNRNILTRQAYPDVNNYIKNITPAEVEFNHKNVFPEFNYRSGFGKPEGVVAHETSNPNSTITSEINYMTKNYNNAFVHAFVDHSHIIEIHPTDNAAWGAGRFANERFIHVELVEVNSFDEFARSINNYSTYIASLLYKYNLGVSSAENNGKGTLWSHKAVSNFLGGTTHVDPHDYFAKYGYNWSQFVSLVTSKYNKLVADKNANTSKLGHVKSGNAQIYDNPSKKKSHAAGSKNMNEVFYIKAQAKISGVHYYLISREPSSKKGTVGWVKANDMNVRTHNGVDKKSKSFIVKGTGKAYDKAWGGSKNQVYDLSSHAGETFKVNLTEKVGNNTWYRGTLDGKVVWVHSSYVGTITESNTSKLGHIRNGDVTIYEKILNDSNSFKAGDKYTNAVYYIKKQAEVNGRMFYLISTEPSKKKGVVGWVEDKNISNHTHKGVDKNSKSFTIKGDGKAYTKAWGGSNDLVYNLSKYKGLTFKVNLTESVGNNIWYRGFLNGKQVWIHSSYLIDKSNTSKLGHIHNEKVNIYTDVYSNASSFVAGEKYINQVYYVKEQAKVNGQLYYLISLKPSKKDDAVGWVKAEDLSVHSHSGVDKNNKTFYFTGKGKAYTKAWGGSKDLVYEDMSPYKHQKFHVNLTEKVGNNTWYRGNFNGKTIWLHESYLTTKEESNTSKLGHIRGDKVNIYETIGDTSTRFKAGEEYTNQVYYIKQQAKVGEQTFYLVSLKPSREDGVVGWVQADDLSLHDHVGVDKKKKTLYFTGKGSAYSKAWGGLQDLVYEDMLPYKSQAFHVNLTEKVGNNIWYRGDFNGKRIWLHSSYVN; translated from the coding sequence ATGAAGAAATTAGCGATTGTAGTATCATTGTTTCTTGTGTTAACGTCATCGTTCCCTTATCCAATTATAGCTAAGGAGAATCTTGAGGATCAGCATAGTAGGGAAGGTGATATTAATAAGTGGAAAAACGATAATGACGCAGTACATAATGAATTAGATAGCGTTGATGTAGAAGCAGAAGAAGATGAGAACAAAGACAACGATTCGAATAGGGAAAAAGCATCACAAGAAGAAAATGATAAAGACAAAAAGGTAGAAATGAATGAACGTGTAACAAAAAATAATAAATCATCTGAAAAAAAAGAGGAAGCTACCAAGAATAAAGGGGATACTCATGACCCTGCCGAAAATAACGTGAATAAACAGGAAACCAAAGAAAAAGATAGTGCTGACAATAGCGAGAACGGTTATAATGAGTTGGGAATCAAGGTTGGTACTGAAGTTTACGGTGAAGATATTAGCGAGCTAAGTGAAGAAGAATTGCAATATGTTCCAAAGGACTGGAGAGACGGAAAATTTGAGAGCGAACATCCAGAGGAGCAAACATCCAATAACAGAAATATACTCACGAGACAAGCCTATCCAGATGTAAATAATTATATTAAAAATATAACTCCAGCTGAAGTTGAATTTAATCATAAGAATGTATTTCCGGAATTTAACTATCGTAGTGGATTTGGAAAGCCGGAGGGCGTGGTAGCTCACGAAACGTCTAATCCGAATTCAACAATAACAAGTGAAATAAATTATATGACTAAAAACTATAATAATGCTTTTGTTCATGCCTTTGTTGATCATTCGCATATTATAGAAATCCATCCAACAGATAATGCAGCATGGGGAGCTGGTCGATTTGCAAACGAGCGATTTATCCATGTCGAACTAGTTGAAGTTAACAGTTTTGATGAATTTGCACGTTCTATTAATAACTATTCAACTTATATCGCCTCCTTATTATATAAATACAATTTAGGCGTATCAAGTGCAGAAAATAATGGTAAAGGTACATTGTGGTCCCATAAAGCCGTTAGTAACTTCTTAGGTGGTACAACGCATGTAGATCCACATGATTATTTTGCAAAGTATGGATATAATTGGAGCCAATTTGTTAGTTTAGTAACCTCAAAATATAATAAACTAGTCGCGGATAAAAATGCGAACACAAGCAAATTAGGGCATGTAAAATCAGGTAATGCACAAATTTATGATAATCCTTCTAAAAAGAAAAGCCATGCAGCCGGGTCAAAAAATATGAATGAAGTTTTTTATATTAAAGCACAAGCTAAAATTAGTGGAGTTCATTACTATTTAATTAGTAGAGAACCAAGTAGTAAAAAAGGAACAGTTGGCTGGGTAAAGGCTAATGACATGAACGTCCGTACACATAATGGTGTAGATAAGAAAAGTAAAAGTTTTATCGTAAAAGGTACTGGAAAGGCTTATGATAAAGCTTGGGGTGGTTCTAAGAACCAAGTATATGATTTATCATCACATGCCGGAGAAACATTTAAGGTTAACCTCACTGAAAAAGTTGGAAACAATACGTGGTATAGAGGAACACTTGATGGAAAAGTGGTATGGGTTCACTCAAGCTATGTTGGAACAATAACGGAAAGTAATACGAGCAAATTAGGTCATATTCGCAATGGAGATGTAACAATATATGAGAAAATACTAAACGATTCTAATTCATTCAAGGCTGGAGATAAGTATACAAACGCCGTTTATTATATTAAAAAACAAGCCGAGGTAAATGGAAGGATGTTTTATCTTATAAGTACAGAGCCAAGCAAGAAAAAAGGTGTAGTTGGCTGGGTTGAAGATAAAAATATAAGTAATCATACTCATAAGGGTGTGGATAAGAACAGTAAATCTTTCACCATAAAAGGTGACGGAAAGGCCTATACTAAAGCTTGGGGCGGTTCAAACGATTTAGTGTATAACCTATCAAAATATAAGGGATTAACCTTTAAAGTGAATCTCACGGAATCGGTTGGTAACAATATTTGGTATCGGGGATTTTTAAATGGCAAACAGGTATGGATTCATTCCAGTTATTTAATAGATAAAAGTAATACAAGTAAACTAGGTCATATTCATAATGAAAAGGTCAACATTTACACAGATGTATATTCCAATGCTTCTTCGTTTGTAGCGGGAGAAAAATATATTAATCAAGTGTATTATGTGAAAGAGCAAGCTAAAGTAAATGGGCAACTATATTATTTAATAAGTCTAAAACCAAGTAAAAAAGATGATGCGGTTGGTTGGGTCAAAGCAGAAGATCTATCGGTACATTCGCATAGTGGTGTGGACAAAAATAATAAGACTTTTTATTTTACGGGGAAAGGTAAAGCCTATACAAAAGCATGGGGTGGCTCGAAAGATTTGGTATATGAAGATATGTCACCTTATAAACATCAAAAATTCCATGTCAATTTAACCGAAAAGGTAGGCAACAACACATGGTATCGTGGTAATTTTAATGGAAAGACAATTTGGTTACATGAAAGCTATTTAACGACAAAAGAAGAAAGTAACACCAGTAAGCTAGGTCATATTCGTGGTGACAAGGTAAATATTTATGAAACGATTGGGGACACTTCAACTAGGTTTAAGGCAGGAGAAGAGTATACCAATCAAGTGTATTATATAAAGCAACAAGCAAAAGTTGGTGAACAAACGTTTTATCTGGTCAGTTTGAAACCAAGCCGTGAAGATGGGGTGGTTGGCTGGGTGCAAGCAGACGATTTATCATTACATGACCATGTAGGTGTGGATAAGAAAAAGAAAACTTTGTACTTTACTGGAAAGGGCAGTGCCTACTCGAAAGCATGGGGTGGATTACAGGATTTGGTATACGAGGATATGCTACCGTATAAATCTCAGGCCTTTCATGTCAATTTGACTGAAAAAGTTGGCAACAATATTTGGTACCGTGGAGACTTTAATGGTAAAAGAATTTGGTTGCATAGTTCCTATGTAAATTAA
- the tagD gene encoding glycerol-3-phosphate cytidylyltransferase, with translation MKKVITYGTFDLLHTGHINILRRAKEYGDYLIVAISSDEFNAIKGKKAYYSFEQRKAILEAIRYVDEVIPENNWEQKVEDVQKHNIDTFVMGDDWEGKFDFLKEYCEVVYLPRTVGISTTKIKKDLKLSTNG, from the coding sequence ATGAAAAAAGTAATCACATACGGAACATTTGACTTGCTCCACACCGGTCATATCAATATATTGCGCCGTGCCAAGGAATATGGCGACTACTTGATTGTCGCAATTTCCTCGGATGAATTTAATGCAATCAAAGGTAAAAAGGCATATTATTCATTTGAACAACGCAAAGCAATCCTTGAGGCAATCCGCTATGTTGATGAAGTAATCCCGGAAAATAATTGGGAACAGAAAGTAGAAGATGTTCAAAAACACAACATTGATACGTTTGTCATGGGAGATGATTGGGAAGGGAAATTCGACTTTTTAAAGGAATATTGCGAAGTCGTTTATTTACCCAGAACAGTTGGAATATCAACGACCAAGATCAAAAAAGATTTAAAGTTATCCACCAATGGCTAG
- a CDS encoding glycosyltransferase has protein sequence MGSITPVILVRSLDVERGGVTRASIKRANLLAEKYSEVIIATFVFQQFHNSIINELYDRKILSKNIRVVNFFEHIKPKRKKFKKSKNKYKYSVGEKGFFEFPVKKMKTERSYRYYKNGFYVKYKRFNEDGSLKFIDYMDYDRYRIAREEYDQRGVLVRVRQMDKLENKSRLDRYFDDKGNCYLSVHINSTNGKEGRAALFNDTPREYDKLYDLQQEWLNSLLNEVDFPVVMCELRGLDKFLLGIKHNNAKKIEVIHTNHLEEPFNDIKNIKKSYKTLFEQAKELDKVVFLTDEQKKDVEAVYGANDKFTVIPHACEPDDVKREKSYKKDYDRRLVVTLARYHKDKNLDEAIRAFTYVVEKIPDAKYYIYGNGKLENELKLLIESLGLKNNVFLKKYTTNPRETFEKAVCSILTSRQEAFAMVLTESMAVGTPVISYDIKYGPNDIIENEFNGYLVERGNKKELAEKIIKLMKNEDLREELSINASVVKETFSEEKFKKQWLELVKG, from the coding sequence TTGGGAAGTATCACTCCTGTTATATTAGTTAGGTCTTTGGATGTTGAACGCGGAGGGGTCACTAGAGCCTCAATAAAACGAGCTAATTTGTTAGCGGAGAAATATAGTGAAGTTATTATTGCTACGTTTGTGTTTCAACAATTTCATAATTCTATAATAAATGAATTATATGATAGAAAAATATTATCAAAGAATATAAGAGTAGTTAATTTTTTCGAGCATATAAAGCCAAAAAGAAAAAAATTCAAAAAATCAAAGAATAAATATAAATATTCGGTGGGGGAGAAAGGTTTTTTTGAATTTCCTGTTAAAAAGATGAAAACAGAACGATCTTATCGATATTATAAGAATGGTTTTTACGTTAAATATAAAAGATTCAACGAAGATGGATCCTTAAAATTTATAGATTATATGGATTATGACAGATATAGAATAGCCCGTGAAGAGTACGATCAACGTGGAGTTTTAGTTAGAGTGCGACAAATGGATAAACTTGAAAATAAGTCTCGATTAGATCGATATTTTGATGATAAAGGTAATTGTTACTTGAGTGTACACATTAATTCAACAAATGGGAAAGAAGGACGAGCAGCATTGTTTAATGATACACCCAGGGAATATGACAAACTATATGATCTTCAACAAGAATGGCTAAACTCCCTCTTAAATGAGGTAGATTTTCCAGTAGTCATGTGCGAGCTTAGGGGATTGGATAAATTTTTATTAGGAATCAAACATAATAATGCAAAAAAAATTGAAGTTATCCACACTAATCATCTAGAAGAGCCTTTTAATGATATAAAAAACATAAAGAAAAGTTATAAAACATTATTTGAACAAGCTAAAGAATTAGATAAAGTTGTATTTTTAACAGATGAACAAAAAAAAGATGTAGAAGCAGTTTATGGGGCAAATGATAAATTTACAGTGATTCCCCATGCATGTGAACCAGATGATGTAAAAAGAGAAAAAAGTTATAAGAAGGACTACGATCGTAGATTAGTTGTAACACTTGCTCGTTATCATAAAGACAAAAATTTAGACGAAGCAATTCGTGCATTTACATATGTTGTTGAAAAGATTCCAGATGCTAAGTATTATATATATGGTAATGGAAAGTTAGAGAATGAGCTAAAGTTATTAATTGAAAGTCTTGGTCTGAAGAATAATGTATTCTTAAAAAAATACACTACTAATCCCAGAGAAACGTTCGAGAAAGCAGTATGTTCTATCCTAACCTCAAGACAAGAGGCGTTTGCCATGGTACTTACAGAAAGTATGGCAGTTGGAACGCCAGTTATTTCTTATGATATAAAATATGGCCCAAATGATATTATTGAAAATGAGTTTAATGGTTATTTAGTTGAACGGGGAAATAAGAAAGAACTTGCGGAAAAGATAATTAAGTTAATGAAAAATGAGGATTTACGTGAAGAACTATCTATAAACGCTAGTGTTGTTAAAGAGACTTTTAGTGAGGAAAAATTTAAAAAGCAATGGCTCGAATTGGTCAAAGGTTGA
- a CDS encoding CDP-glycerol glycerophosphotransferase family protein: MARELAISVYLFVFRLLFRLFQWFPQRKKTVFIASFGDNILYTLQELRKQTDDPVVILKTSQCKVDFEDTTATILHFQPINLLQWIQSIYHIASADKIFVDNYFGFLAVTDFKANVLCVQLWHAAGAIKQFGLKDPSIVHRTQRAYERFQKVYQRFTHVVVGSEKMAAIFRESFGLSNEKILRSGIPRSDLFYDTKTQQRIQQTLRNRYPVIGQKKVILYAPTYRDHELNQVNIALDIEKMYQHLHQDYVLFLRLHPAVKQEFHNQYDSFVYDVSDITDVNHLLLVTDILITDYSSIPFEFALLERPMIFFAYDLDDYEQQRGFSEAYETLVPGPVVNNTDDIVDVIEHGIFDIQLVKEFANQWNQYNKGNASRTLINTLYKEEEQYQAVDQN; this comes from the coding sequence ATGGCTAGAGAACTGGCAATTTCAGTATATTTGTTTGTTTTCCGCTTGCTCTTTCGCCTGTTTCAATGGTTTCCCCAAAGGAAAAAGACCGTATTCATTGCTTCTTTTGGGGATAATATTCTGTATACGTTGCAAGAGCTACGAAAACAAACGGATGACCCCGTTGTTATTCTAAAAACCTCCCAATGCAAAGTAGATTTTGAAGATACTACTGCCACTATACTACATTTTCAACCTATTAATCTGTTGCAATGGATTCAATCCATCTATCATATCGCATCTGCCGATAAAATATTTGTTGATAATTACTTTGGCTTTTTGGCGGTGACTGATTTTAAAGCGAATGTCTTATGTGTACAATTATGGCATGCAGCAGGGGCAATTAAACAATTTGGACTAAAGGATCCATCGATTGTCCACCGTACACAACGCGCTTATGAACGATTTCAAAAAGTTTATCAGCGCTTTACCCATGTTGTTGTCGGATCTGAGAAAATGGCCGCCATCTTCCGGGAAAGCTTTGGACTCAGCAACGAGAAGATATTACGAAGCGGCATTCCACGGAGTGATTTATTTTATGATACTAAGACACAACAACGCATTCAACAAACACTGCGTAATAGGTATCCGGTCATTGGGCAAAAAAAAGTTATCCTGTATGCCCCAACCTATCGTGATCATGAATTGAATCAAGTAAATATTGCCCTTGATATTGAAAAAATGTATCAGCACCTTCATCAGGACTATGTGCTATTCCTGCGTCTGCATCCGGCGGTTAAACAGGAATTCCACAATCAATATGACTCGTTCGTTTATGACGTATCCGATATCACGGATGTCAATCATCTATTATTGGTAACCGATATCCTAATCACGGATTATTCGTCAATCCCATTTGAATTTGCCTTACTGGAACGACCAATGATTTTCTTCGCATATGATTTAGATGACTACGAACAACAAAGGGGATTCTCGGAAGCGTACGAAACACTTGTCCCCGGACCAGTTGTGAACAATACGGATGATATTGTCGACGTTATTGAACATGGCATCTTTGATATCCAGCTCGTTAAGGAATTCGCCAACCAGTGGAATCAATATAATAAAGGAAATGCCAGCCGAACGTTAATAAACACATTATATAAAGAAGAAGAACAGTATCAAGCAGTGGATCAAAATTAA
- the tagD gene encoding glycerol-3-phosphate cytidylyltransferase, with translation MKKVITYGTFDLLHTGHINLLRRAKEYGDYLIVAISSDAFNEMKHKTAYYSFEQRKVILEAIRYVDKVIPENTWEQKVDDIQKYDIDVFVMGDDWKGKFDYLSEYCEVVYLPRTVGISTTKIKNDFGRNNV, from the coding sequence ATGAAAAAGGTTATCACATATGGAACATTCGACTTGCTTCATACCGGCCATATCAACCTGTTACGCCGGGCAAAGGAATATGGGGACTACTTGATCGTTGCGATTTCTTCAGATGCTTTTAACGAAATGAAGCATAAAACGGCATATTACAGTTTTGAACAGCGTAAAGTTATTCTTGAAGCGATTCGCTATGTAGACAAAGTCATTCCGGAAAACACATGGGAACAGAAGGTAGATGATATCCAAAAATATGATATCGATGTGTTTGTGATGGGTGACGACTGGAAAGGAAAATTTGACTATTTAAGTGAATACTGTGAGGTCGTTTATTTACCGCGAACAGTCGGCATCTCCACAACCAAAATTAAAAACGACTTTGGCAGAAATAATGTTTAG